The Pseudomonas iranensis genome includes a window with the following:
- the gcl gene encoding glyoxylate carboligase, which translates to MSKMRAIEAAVLVMRREGVDTAFGIPGAAINPLYSALQKVGGIDHVLARHVEGASHMAEGYTRTKAGNIGVCIGTSGPAGTDMVTGLYSASADSIPILCITGQAPRARMHKEDFQAVDITSIVKPVTKWATTVLEPGQVPYAFQKAFYEMRSGRPGPVLIDLPFDVQMAEIEFDIDAYQPLPLAKPTATRVQVEKALALLDQAERPLLVAGGGIINADASDLLVEFAELTGIPVIPTLMGWGTIPDDHPLMVGMVGLQTSHRYGNATMLKSDVVLGIGNRWANRHTGSVDVYTEGRKFIHVDIEGTQIGRVFTPDLGIVSDAAAALTVFIEVAREWQAAGKLKNRSAWLQDCQQRKASLHRKTHFDNVPVKPQRVYEEMNQVFGKDTCYVSTIGLSQIAGAQFLHVYKPRHWINCGQAGPLGWTIPAALGVVKADPNRKVVALSGDYDFQFMIEELAVGAQFKLPYIHVVVNNSYLGLIRQAQRGFEMDYCVQLSFDNLNAPELNGYGVDHIAVAEGLGCKALRVFEPSEIAPALRKAEQMIEEFKVPVIVEIILERVTNISMGTEINAVNEFEDLALVGNDAPTAISLLD; encoded by the coding sequence ATGAGCAAAATGAGAGCAATCGAAGCCGCCGTTCTGGTGATGCGCCGCGAAGGGGTTGATACCGCTTTTGGCATCCCGGGCGCAGCGATCAACCCGCTGTACTCCGCCTTGCAGAAGGTCGGTGGCATCGATCACGTCCTTGCTCGCCACGTTGAAGGCGCCTCGCACATGGCCGAGGGCTACACCCGCACCAAGGCCGGCAACATCGGCGTGTGCATCGGCACGTCCGGCCCGGCCGGTACCGACATGGTCACCGGGCTCTACAGCGCCTCGGCCGACTCGATTCCAATCCTCTGCATCACCGGGCAAGCACCCCGCGCCCGGATGCACAAGGAAGATTTCCAGGCTGTCGACATCACCAGCATCGTCAAGCCAGTGACGAAGTGGGCAACCACCGTTCTGGAGCCGGGCCAAGTGCCTTACGCGTTCCAGAAAGCCTTTTATGAAATGCGCTCCGGCCGTCCAGGCCCTGTACTGATCGACCTGCCGTTCGACGTGCAGATGGCCGAAATCGAATTCGACATCGACGCTTACCAACCGCTGCCATTGGCCAAACCGACCGCAACCCGCGTACAGGTCGAGAAGGCTCTGGCCCTGCTGGATCAGGCCGAGCGTCCATTGCTGGTCGCAGGCGGCGGCATCATCAACGCCGACGCCAGCGATCTGCTGGTCGAGTTCGCCGAGCTGACTGGTATTCCGGTCATCCCGACCCTGATGGGCTGGGGCACCATCCCTGACGACCACCCGCTGATGGTCGGCATGGTTGGTCTGCAGACTTCGCACCGTTACGGCAACGCGACGATGCTGAAATCCGACGTGGTGCTGGGCATTGGTAACCGTTGGGCCAACCGTCACACCGGTTCGGTTGACGTGTACACCGAAGGCCGCAAGTTCATTCACGTCGACATCGAAGGCACGCAGATCGGCCGCGTGTTCACGCCGGATCTGGGCATCGTTTCCGACGCCGCGGCAGCGCTGACCGTGTTCATTGAAGTCGCCCGTGAATGGCAAGCCGCCGGCAAGCTGAAGAACCGCAGCGCCTGGCTGCAGGATTGCCAGCAGCGCAAGGCCAGCCTGCATCGCAAGACCCACTTCGACAACGTGCCGGTCAAGCCGCAGCGCGTTTACGAAGAAATGAACCAGGTGTTCGGCAAGGACACCTGCTACGTCAGCACCATTGGTCTGTCGCAGATTGCCGGCGCGCAGTTCCTGCACGTCTACAAGCCGCGTCACTGGATCAACTGCGGTCAGGCCGGCCCGTTGGGCTGGACCATTCCGGCGGCGCTGGGCGTGGTGAAGGCCGATCCGAACCGCAAAGTCGTGGCCCTGTCGGGGGACTATGATTTCCAGTTCATGATCGAAGAACTGGCGGTCGGCGCTCAGTTCAAACTGCCGTACATCCACGTCGTGGTGAACAACTCGTACCTGGGCCTGATCCGTCAAGCCCAGCGCGGGTTCGAAATGGACTACTGCGTGCAGCTGTCCTTCGATAACCTGAATGCGCCGGAACTCAACGGTTACGGGGTTGACCACATCGCAGTCGCCGAGGGCCTCGGCTGCAAGGCGCTGCGTGTGTTCGAACCGTCGGAAATCGCCCCTGCCCTGCGCAAGGCCGAACAGATGATCGAAGAGTTCAAGGTGCCGGTGATCGTCGAGATCATTCTGGAGCGTGTGACCAACATCTCCATGGGTACCGAGATCAACGCGGTCAACGAGTTCGAAGACCTGGCACTGGTCGGCAATGACGCGCCGACGGCGATTTCGTTGCTCGATTGA
- a CDS encoding 2-hydroxy-3-oxopropionate reductase, with translation MAKIGFIGTGIMGHPMAANLQKAGHSLFLSQHHDAAPADLVAAGAVALANPREVAQEAEFIIVMVPDTPQVDDVLFRADGVAAGIGKGKVVIDMSSISPTATKAFAAKINEKGAQYLDAPVSGGEVGAKAATLSIMVGGDADAFERALPLFQAMGKNITLVGGNGDGQTAKVANQIIVALNIQAVAEALLFASKNGADPAKVREALMGGFASSKILEVHGERMIKGTFDPGFRISLHQKDLNLALQGAKELNINLPNTANAQQVFSTCAAIGGSNWDHSALIKGLEHMANFSIRDNK, from the coding sequence ATGGCTAAAATCGGATTCATCGGCACCGGCATCATGGGCCACCCAATGGCGGCGAACCTGCAGAAAGCCGGTCACAGCCTGTTCCTGTCGCAACACCACGACGCGGCCCCGGCCGATCTGGTCGCCGCTGGCGCCGTCGCCCTGGCCAACCCGCGTGAAGTGGCGCAGGAAGCCGAATTTATCATCGTCATGGTTCCGGATACCCCGCAAGTCGACGACGTGCTGTTCCGCGCCGACGGTGTTGCCGCCGGTATCGGTAAAGGCAAAGTGGTCATCGACATGAGCTCGATTTCACCGACAGCCACCAAAGCCTTCGCCGCCAAGATCAACGAGAAAGGCGCGCAATACCTTGACGCGCCAGTGTCCGGCGGTGAAGTCGGTGCCAAGGCCGCCACCCTGAGCATCATGGTCGGTGGCGACGCCGATGCCTTCGAGCGCGCCCTGCCGCTGTTCCAGGCCATGGGCAAGAACATCACCCTGGTCGGCGGCAATGGCGACGGCCAGACCGCCAAAGTGGCGAACCAGATCATCGTCGCGCTGAACATCCAGGCCGTTGCCGAAGCCCTGCTGTTCGCCTCGAAAAACGGTGCCGATCCGGCCAAGGTGCGTGAAGCGCTGATGGGCGGTTTCGCTTCTTCGAAGATCCTCGAAGTGCATGGCGAGCGCATGATCAAGGGCACCTTCGACCCGGGCTTCCGCATCAGCCTGCATCAGAAGGACCTGAACCTGGCCCTGCAAGGCGCCAAGGAACTGAACATCAACCTGCCGAACACCGCCAATGCCCAGCAGGTATTCAGCACCTGCGCGGCCATCGGTGGCAGCAACTGGGACCACTCGGCGCTGATCAAGGGCCTTGAGCACATGGCCAATTTCTCGATTCGCGATAACAAATAA
- the hyi gene encoding hydroxypyruvate isomerase has product MPRFAANLSMLFTEQDFLARFDAAAKAGFSGVEYLFPYDFSSAEIKAKLEANGLTQVLFNLPAGDWAKGERGIACLPDRVEEFRAGVDLAIAYAQVLGNTQVNCLAGIRPQGVDDATVEKTFVANLKYAADKLQAVGIKLVMEAINTRDIPGFYLNNTAQALSIREQVGSANLFLQYDIYHMQIMEGDVARTLQSHLGEINHVQLADNPGRNEPGTGEINYRFLFEHLDRIGYQGWVGCEYKPLTTTEAGLGWLKTHNAI; this is encoded by the coding sequence ATGCCGCGTTTCGCAGCCAACCTGTCCATGCTGTTCACCGAACAGGATTTCCTTGCCCGTTTCGACGCCGCCGCCAAGGCCGGTTTCAGTGGCGTGGAATACCTGTTCCCGTACGACTTCAGCTCGGCTGAAATCAAGGCAAAACTCGAGGCCAACGGGCTGACCCAAGTGCTGTTCAACCTGCCGGCCGGTGACTGGGCCAAGGGCGAGCGCGGTATTGCCTGCCTGCCGGATCGGGTCGAAGAGTTCCGCGCCGGGGTCGATCTGGCGATCGCTTACGCACAAGTGCTGGGCAACACCCAGGTCAACTGCCTGGCCGGTATTCGCCCGCAAGGCGTTGACGATGCCACCGTGGAAAAGACCTTCGTTGCCAACCTCAAATATGCCGCCGACAAGCTGCAAGCGGTGGGCATCAAACTGGTGATGGAAGCGATCAACACCCGCGACATTCCCGGTTTCTACCTGAACAACACGGCGCAAGCCCTGTCGATTCGCGAACAGGTCGGCAGCGCCAATCTGTTCCTGCAATACGACATCTATCACATGCAAATCATGGAAGGCGATGTGGCCCGCACCCTGCAATCGCACCTGGGCGAGATCAACCATGTGCAGCTCGCGGATAACCCGGGGCGCAACGAGCCGGGCACGGGTGAGATCAACTACCGCTTCCTGTTCGAACACCTTGATCGCATCGGTTATCAGGGTTGGGTTGGTTGCGAGTACAAACCGCTGACCACCACCGAAGCGGGCCTCGGCTGGCTGAAAACCCATAACGCAATCTGA
- a CDS encoding GlcG/HbpS family heme-binding protein, with protein MSALTLKVAVNLVSEAINAGRGINAAPLTIAVLDTGGHLIALQREDGASLLRPDIAIGKAWGAIALGKGSRLLAQDAQQRPAFFSSLNSMGQGSVVPAPGGVLIRNQAGEVLGAIGISGDLSDVDEQVAIKAVEALDLRADGGVVS; from the coding sequence ATGAGCGCTTTAACCTTGAAAGTCGCAGTCAACCTGGTCAGCGAAGCCATCAACGCAGGACGCGGCATCAACGCCGCACCGCTGACCATCGCGGTACTCGATACCGGTGGCCACTTGATCGCCCTGCAACGCGAAGACGGCGCCAGCCTGCTGCGCCCCGACATCGCCATCGGCAAAGCCTGGGGCGCCATCGCCCTGGGTAAAGGCTCCCGCCTGCTCGCCCAGGACGCCCAACAACGCCCGGCGTTTTTTTCTTCGTTGAACAGCATGGGGCAGGGCAGCGTAGTGCCGGCACCGGGTGGCGTGCTGATTCGCAACCAGGCGGGTGAAGTGCTGGGCGCGATCGGGATCAGTGGGGATTTGTCGGATGTGGATGAGCAGGTGGCAATTAAAGCGGTGGAGGCGCTGGATTTGCGGGCGGATGGCGGGGTGGTTTCCTGA
- a CDS encoding glycerate kinase type-2 family protein encodes MSVDPQQLLRELFATAIDAAHPNQVLEAHLPADRTGRVIVIGAGKAAAAMAQVVERCWEGEVTGLVVTRYGHGAPCEKIEVVEAAHPVPDAAGLAVAKRVLELVSNLTEDDRVIFLLSGGGSALLALPAEGISLADKQSINKALLKSGATIGEMNCVRKHLSAIKGGRLGKACWPATVYTYAISDVPGDLATVIASGPTVADPSTSAEALAIIKRYGIDIPASVRSWLQSPESETVKPGDPSLARSHFQLIARPQQSLDAAAVKCRQAGFSTLILGDLEGESREVAKVHAGIARQIIHHGQPLAAPCVILSGGETTVTVRGNGRGGRNAEFLLSLTDSLKGQPGVYALAGDTDGIDGSEDNAGAIMTPDSYARAAALGLSASDELDNNNGYGYFQALDALIVTEPTRTNVNDFRAILILENCKS; translated from the coding sequence ATGTCGGTCGATCCGCAACAACTGCTGCGCGAGCTGTTTGCCACAGCCATCGACGCGGCCCATCCGAACCAAGTCCTCGAAGCCCATTTGCCTGCTGATCGCACGGGGCGGGTGATCGTCATCGGCGCCGGCAAAGCCGCTGCTGCCATGGCGCAAGTGGTCGAGCGCTGCTGGGAGGGTGAAGTCACCGGCCTGGTGGTGACCCGCTACGGCCACGGCGCCCCGTGCGAAAAAATCGAAGTGGTCGAAGCCGCACACCCGGTGCCGGATGCGGCGGGTCTGGCCGTGGCCAAACGTGTGCTGGAGCTGGTCAGCAACCTGACTGAAGACGACCGCGTGATCTTCCTGCTCTCCGGCGGCGGCTCTGCCCTGCTCGCCCTGCCAGCCGAAGGCATCAGCCTTGCCGATAAGCAGTCGATCAACAAAGCCCTGCTCAAATCCGGCGCGACCATCGGCGAGATGAACTGCGTGCGCAAGCACCTCTCGGCGATCAAGGGTGGCCGCCTCGGCAAGGCCTGCTGGCCGGCGACGGTTTATACCTACGCGATTTCCGATGTGCCGGGCGACCTCGCCACCGTCATTGCGTCTGGCCCGACCGTGGCCGATCCGAGCACTTCGGCCGAGGCGCTGGCGATCATCAAGCGCTACGGCATCGACATTCCCGCCTCCGTGCGCTCCTGGCTGCAAAGTCCAGAATCGGAAACGGTCAAACCCGGCGACCCGAGTCTGGCGCGCAGTCATTTCCAGTTGATCGCCCGCCCGCAGCAATCGCTGGACGCGGCGGCGGTGAAATGCCGTCAGGCCGGTTTCAGCACCTTGATCCTCGGCGACCTGGAAGGCGAATCCCGTGAAGTGGCGAAAGTCCACGCCGGCATCGCCCGACAGATCATCCACCACGGCCAGCCACTGGCGGCGCCCTGCGTGATTCTCTCCGGCGGTGAAACCACGGTAACCGTGCGCGGCAATGGCCGTGGCGGACGCAATGCCGAATTCCTCCTCAGCCTGACCGACAGCCTCAAGGGCCAGCCCGGCGTCTACGCGCTGGCCGGCGACACCGATGGCATCGACGGCTCGGAAGACAACGCCGGCGCAATCATGACCCCGGACAGCTACGCCCGCGCCGCCGCACTGGGTCTGAGCGCCAGCGACGAGCTGGATAACAACAACGGCTACGGCTACTTCCAGGCGCTCGATGCGCTGATCGTCACCGAGCCGACCCGCACTAACGTCAACGACTTCCGCGCCATTCTGATCCTTGAGAACTGCAAATCATGA
- a CDS encoding MlaA family lipoprotein: MAKYLLLIAAFLCAGVAQADNSKADAPVVVDSDGFKEPLTKLKFNPGLDQREFERSTLNALNVYDPLESWNRRVYHFNYRFDQWVFLPVVDGYRYITPSFVRTGVSNFFNNIGDVPNLVNSLLQFKGQRSMETTARLLLNTTIGIAGLWDPATAMGLPRQNEDFGQTLGFYGVPGGAYFVLPIFGPSNIRDTAGLAVDYTADTAINFLNVAEVSSNHPEVWALRAIDKRYQTSFRYGQMNSPFEYEKVRYVYTEARKLQIAE; this comes from the coding sequence GTGGCTAAATATCTCCTGCTGATTGCAGCGTTCCTCTGTGCAGGCGTGGCCCAGGCCGACAACAGTAAAGCCGACGCACCGGTGGTGGTCGACAGCGACGGCTTCAAGGAACCGCTGACCAAACTCAAGTTCAACCCGGGCCTGGACCAGCGCGAGTTCGAACGTTCGACGCTCAACGCGCTGAACGTCTATGACCCGCTGGAATCGTGGAACCGCCGGGTCTACCACTTCAACTATCGCTTCGACCAGTGGGTGTTCCTGCCGGTAGTCGATGGCTATCGCTACATCACCCCAAGCTTCGTGCGTACCGGGGTGAGCAACTTCTTCAACAACATTGGTGACGTGCCGAACCTGGTTAACAGCCTGTTGCAGTTCAAGGGCCAGCGCTCGATGGAAACCACCGCGCGCCTGCTGCTCAACACCACGATCGGCATCGCCGGCCTGTGGGACCCGGCCACCGCCATGGGCCTGCCACGCCAGAACGAAGACTTCGGTCAGACCCTGGGCTTCTACGGCGTACCGGGCGGCGCCTACTTCGTACTGCCGATCTTCGGCCCGTCGAACATCCGCGACACCGCAGGTCTGGCCGTGGATTACACCGCCGACACCGCGATCAACTTCCTCAATGTCGCGGAAGTCAGCTCCAACCACCCGGAAGTCTGGGCCTTGCGTGCGATCGACAAGCGCTACCAGACCAGCTTCCGCTACGGCCAGATGAACTCGCCGTTCGAGTACGAGAAAGTGCGGTACGTGTATACCGAGGCGCGCAAGTTGCAGATCGCCGAGTAA
- a CDS encoding TetR/AcrR family transcriptional regulator — translation MSTIRERNKELILRAASEEFADKGFAATKTSDIAAKAGLPKPNVYYYFKSKENLYREVLESIIEPILQASTPFNPDGVPSEVLSGYIRSKIRISRDLPYASKVFASEIMHGAPHLSADLVEQLNAQAKHNIACIQSWIDRGQIAPIDPNHLMFSIWAATQTYADFDWQISAVTGKDKLDEADYEAAAQTIIRLVLKGCEPD, via the coding sequence ATGAGCACAATCCGCGAGCGTAACAAAGAACTGATCCTGCGCGCCGCCAGCGAAGAGTTTGCCGACAAGGGCTTCGCGGCGACCAAAACCAGCGACATCGCCGCCAAGGCGGGATTGCCCAAGCCCAACGTCTACTACTACTTCAAATCCAAGGAAAACCTCTATCGCGAGGTGCTGGAAAGCATCATCGAGCCGATTCTGCAGGCCTCGACCCCGTTCAACCCGGACGGCGTGCCGAGCGAGGTGCTGAGCGGCTACATCCGCTCGAAGATCCGCATCTCCCGCGACCTGCCCTACGCCTCCAAGGTGTTCGCCAGCGAAATCATGCACGGCGCCCCGCACCTGAGCGCCGACCTGGTCGAGCAGCTCAACGCCCAGGCCAAGCACAACATCGCCTGCATCCAGAGCTGGATCGACCGCGGCCAGATCGCCCCGATCGACCCCAACCACCTGATGTTCAGCATCTGGGCCGCGACCCAGACCTACGCCGACTTCGACTGGCAGATTTCCGCAGTGACCGGGAAGGACAAGCTTGATGAAGCGGATTATGAAGCGGCAGCGCAGACGATTATCCGGTTGGTGTTGAAGGGGTGTGAGCCGGATTGA
- the pyk gene encoding pyruvate kinase, which yields MTPDKKVKILATLGPAVDGIDDIRELVEAGVNIFRLNFSHGDHADHAKRYQWIREVERQLNYPLGILMDLQGPKLRVGKFADGKVQLHRGQAFRLDLDATAGDERRVNLPHPEIIAALEAGMDLLLDDGKLRLRVVTKYADAIDTTVLNGGELSDRKGVNVPQAVLDLSPLTAKDRRDLSFGLELGVDWVALSFVQRPQDIVEARALIGDKAFLMAKIEKPSAVEQLREIAELSDAIMVARGDLGVEVPAESVPQIQKNIITTCRALGKPVVVATQMLESMRFSPAPTRAEVTDVANAVAEGADAVMLSAETASGEYPLEAVQMMSKIIRQVENGPDYQTQLDVSRPKAEATVSDAISCAIRRISNVLPVAVLVNYSESGASTLRASRERPKAPILNLTPNLQTARRLSVAWGIHSVVNDRLRQVDEVCSTALEIAQAQGMAERGDTLLITAGVPFGQPGSTNSLRIETLI from the coding sequence ATGACGCCTGATAAAAAGGTCAAAATCCTCGCCACCCTCGGCCCTGCCGTCGACGGTATCGACGACATCCGCGAGCTGGTCGAGGCCGGGGTCAACATCTTCCGCCTGAACTTCAGCCACGGCGATCACGCCGACCATGCCAAGCGCTATCAGTGGATCCGCGAAGTCGAGCGTCAGCTCAACTACCCACTGGGCATTCTGATGGATCTGCAGGGGCCGAAACTGCGCGTCGGCAAGTTCGCTGACGGCAAGGTGCAGTTGCATCGCGGTCAGGCGTTCCGCCTCGATCTCGATGCGACAGCGGGCGATGAGCGCCGGGTCAACCTGCCGCATCCGGAGATCATTGCTGCGCTGGAAGCCGGCATGGATCTGCTGCTCGACGACGGCAAACTGCGCCTGCGCGTGGTCACCAAGTACGCCGATGCGATCGACACCACCGTGCTCAACGGCGGCGAACTGTCTGATCGCAAAGGTGTGAACGTGCCGCAAGCGGTGCTGGACCTGAGCCCGCTGACCGCCAAGGATCGCCGCGATCTGAGCTTCGGCCTGGAATTGGGTGTGGACTGGGTCGCGCTGTCGTTCGTACAGCGCCCGCAGGACATTGTCGAAGCCCGCGCATTGATCGGCGACAAGGCGTTTCTGATGGCGAAAATCGAGAAACCTTCGGCGGTCGAGCAACTGCGTGAGATTGCTGAGTTGAGCGACGCAATCATGGTCGCTCGCGGTGATCTTGGTGTGGAAGTGCCGGCGGAAAGCGTGCCGCAGATTCAGAAAAACATCATCACCACCTGCCGTGCGCTGGGCAAACCGGTGGTGGTGGCGACGCAGATGCTCGAGTCGATGCGTTTCTCCCCTGCCCCAACCCGCGCCGAAGTCACCGACGTCGCCAACGCCGTGGCCGAGGGCGCCGATGCCGTGATGCTCTCGGCGGAGACCGCGTCCGGTGAGTACCCGCTGGAAGCCGTGCAGATGATGAGCAAGATCATCCGTCAGGTTGAGAACGGCCCGGACTATCAGACCCAGCTCGACGTCAGTCGACCGAAAGCCGAGGCGACGGTTTCCGATGCGATCAGCTGTGCGATCCGCCGGATCAGCAACGTGCTGCCGGTCGCGGTGCTGGTCAATTACAGCGAGTCCGGCGCCTCGACGTTGCGCGCATCGCGGGAACGGCCGAAAGCACCGATCCTCAATCTGACGCCGAACCTGCAAACGGCGCGGCGCTTGAGCGTGGCGTGGGGCATTCATTCGGTGGTCAACGATCGCCTGCGTCAGGTCGACGAAGTCTGCTCGACCGCACTGGAGATTGCTCAGGCGCAAGGCATGGCCGAGCGTGGCGACACGCTGCTGATCACCGCTGGCGTGCCGTTCGGGCAGCCGGGGTCGACCAATTCGCTGCGGATCGAAACGTTGATTTAG
- a CDS encoding urea transporter, which yields MPANHFNTHCPDWAEALLNGFSQIFFQRHPLCGLLCLLAILLTAPVLFAGALLGGVAGLLTAQRRNYAKADRQAGLFSYNGVLLGLLLSLYFPWSPLLPPLILAAGGLSAMLTQQWLKHVYRSRAIPAYTSPFVALSWVLLMFAEPSAPVAPVDLNTTNVLAAELRGFGQVMFLDHPLAGALIASGLLIADRRAFCWALLASAIGLGSSLLHHETSAALLGLGGYNAVLAALAFSAQRQNPWLPLLAIVLALLVTPLFAALGLATLTAPFILACWLIRAGIQMLGKASLAHESCAHEENHPRLR from the coding sequence ATGCCTGCCAATCACTTCAACACCCACTGCCCCGACTGGGCCGAGGCTTTGCTCAACGGTTTCAGTCAGATTTTCTTTCAGCGTCATCCGCTGTGCGGCCTGCTGTGTCTGTTGGCGATTCTGCTGACCGCGCCGGTGCTGTTCGCCGGGGCGCTGCTTGGTGGCGTTGCTGGTTTGCTCACCGCGCAGCGGCGCAACTACGCCAAGGCCGATCGCCAGGCCGGGCTGTTCAGCTACAACGGCGTGCTGCTCGGCCTGCTGCTGAGCCTGTATTTCCCTTGGTCGCCACTGCTGCCGCCGTTGATTCTTGCAGCGGGCGGCTTGAGCGCGATGCTCACTCAGCAATGGCTCAAACACGTGTACCGCAGTCGCGCCATACCGGCGTATACCTCGCCGTTCGTGGCGCTCAGCTGGGTGCTGCTGATGTTCGCCGAACCGTCCGCGCCGGTGGCACCGGTCGACCTGAACACGACAAATGTGCTGGCCGCTGAACTGCGCGGATTCGGCCAGGTGATGTTCCTAGACCATCCTTTGGCCGGGGCGTTGATTGCCAGCGGTCTGCTGATTGCCGATCGCCGTGCGTTCTGCTGGGCGCTGCTGGCGTCGGCGATCGGGCTCGGTTCCAGCCTGCTGCACCACGAAACGTCCGCCGCACTGCTCGGGCTCGGTGGCTACAACGCTGTACTCGCCGCCCTCGCCTTCAGCGCTCAGCGACAAAATCCGTGGCTGCCGCTGCTCGCCATTGTCCTGGCCCTGCTGGTGACGCCGCTGTTTGCCGCCCTCGGGCTGGCCACGCTGACCGCGCCGTTCATCCTCGCCTGCTGGTTGATTCGTGCCGGCATTCAAATGCTTGGCAAAGCGTCGCTTGCGCATGAGTCTTGCGCTCACGAGGAGAATCACCCTAGGCTGCGCTGA
- a CDS encoding DUF808 domain-containing protein has product MAGSSLLVLIDDIATVLDDVALMTKMAAKKTAGVLGDDLALNAQQVSGVRAEREIPVVWAVAKGSFVNKLILVPSALAISAFVPWLVTPLLMVGGAYLCFEGFEKLAHKFLHSKEEDEAEHTQLTEAVADPATDLVAFEKDKIKGAIRTDFILSAEIIAITLGTVADASLTQQVVVMSGIAIVMTVGVYGLVAGIVKLDDLGLWLTQKPGQMAKKIGSGILSAAPYMMKTLSVVGTAAMFLVGGGILTHGVPVLHHGIEGVGAAAGSAGFVVPMLLNGVAGIIAGAAVLVVVSVVGKLWKALKG; this is encoded by the coding sequence ATGGCAGGAAGCAGTTTGCTGGTGCTGATCGATGACATCGCCACCGTTCTGGATGACGTTGCATTGATGACCAAGATGGCCGCGAAGAAGACCGCCGGTGTACTCGGTGATGATCTGGCGCTTAATGCCCAGCAGGTTTCGGGCGTGCGCGCCGAGCGGGAAATTCCCGTGGTCTGGGCGGTGGCCAAGGGCTCGTTCGTCAACAAACTGATCCTCGTGCCGTCGGCATTGGCGATCAGCGCTTTCGTACCGTGGCTGGTGACACCACTGTTGATGGTCGGCGGCGCGTACCTGTGCTTCGAGGGTTTCGAGAAGCTCGCGCACAAATTTCTGCACAGCAAAGAGGAAGACGAGGCAGAGCACACGCAGTTGACCGAAGCAGTGGCCGATCCGGCGACCGATCTGGTGGCGTTCGAGAAGGACAAGATCAAAGGCGCAATCCGCACTGACTTCATTCTCTCGGCAGAAATCATTGCGATCACCCTCGGCACCGTGGCAGATGCCTCGCTGACGCAGCAAGTGGTGGTCATGTCCGGCATAGCCATTGTCATGACCGTGGGCGTTTACGGTTTGGTGGCGGGCATCGTCAAGCTCGACGATCTGGGGCTGTGGCTGACACAGAAGCCCGGGCAGATGGCGAAAAAGATCGGCAGCGGCATTCTCAGCGCCGCGCCGTACATGATGAAAACCCTGTCGGTGGTTGGCACGGCAGCGATGTTCCTGGTCGGCGGCGGCATCCTGACCCATGGCGTGCCGGTGCTGCATCACGGGATCGAAGGTGTTGGCGCAGCGGCAGGGAGCGCCGGGTTCGTCGTGCCGATGCTGCTCAATGGTGTTGCGGGGATTATTGCTGGCGCAGCGGTGTTGGTAGTGGTTTCGGTCGTAGGCAAGCTCTGGAAAGCGCTGAAGGGTTAA